The DNA segment AGGACAATATCCGCATGGGGATGCAGTTGTTCAATTACCTGTTCAAGCTCTATGGGGATAATTACGCGTTCGCGCTGGGGGCGTATAACGCCGGAGAGGGCGCGGTGAATAAGTGGAAAACCGCTGTGACATATAAAAACGAACTGTGGATCGAGTGCATCCTATACGACGAGACCCGGAACTATGTGAAACGCATCATGCTGACACGGTACTATTACAGCATGCTCTACGGTTTCCCCAAGTTCAAGTACGTCAGCTTTCATTAGGGGAAGTTGACAGTTTTATTCTTCGGGGATAAACTATATGGTAAGTTCGTAAGGAGAATGTTATGATAATCTTACACGGAAAATATGACCATGGGAGAATAGAAATAGAAGAAAAGGAATTACCTGAAATCGAAACCGATATTGAGATCAGGCTGATGAGTCCTCAAGAAAAGAACGATAACAAAGGGCTTGATGAAGTTATTGGAAAATTCGATTTCGGCGGGAAATTCGACCACACCGATATCCGGGATATGATATATGATTGACGTGTTTCTGGATACCAATATACTGATTTATTCTATGGATATGAAGTCTGAATTCTTCAGTCAAGCAAAGAGTATTTTGTATAACCCAGAGTATAAATTTTTCATATCAAGTAAAAATATCAGTGAATTTGTAGCGGCGGTTACAAGGTATCGATTGATGGCTTATTCTGCTCTTGTTCAGTGTATTGAAGCATTTTGTAGTTCATTCAATATGCTTTTTCCTGATGATGTATCCAATAATATTTTTATTTCTTTAATAAAAGAGTATAAGCCAGAAAGAAACCGTGTTTTCGATATAGAAATTCTATCAATAATGCTCGCAAATAAGATAACCAAGATTGCCACCTATAATGAAAAAGACTTCACTGGAATCCCCGGAATCGAGATTATAGGATAAGGGGTACACCAATTATACGCGGGAATGACGGTAATTTCCCTTCGTAGAGAGTGTCATAAACGGAAATAAGTTAGAAAAGGGTTGCGACCTCCAAAGGAGCGGACATGTCGGAGAAAGATGCGATTATCAACGGGATCGAGACTTTTATCAGGAAGAACGGCGGGGATTTCGGCTCATGGTACGTTGGGATAACCGACGACGCCGATAAACGGCTGTTTGTAGAGCACCACGTCAACGAAGACTCCAATAATTGGACATACTATACCGCGGATTCTCACGATGAAGCATTGGAGATCGAGGACTATTTTATGAGCATGAAACGTACCGACGGGGAGCATGGGGACGGCGAAGACGGCGCGGATATGGTCTATGCCTATAAAAAGTCCGTCAGCACCAATCCGTAGAACGAAGGGAATAACGATTCGGGTAAACAGCTTCTATGAGAAGGGGTTGACTCTCAGCCGTTTCAGGGGTAATATATTATAGATGAGATGTTTCGGAGAGGACGATGATTATACTGCATGGTATATACGATAACGGGAAAGTGGAAATCAGGGAAAAGGATTTGCCGAAAATGCGGGTGGAGATTGAGATAACACTTCCCGAAGAGCGGGAAAAACGGGATATGGCAAAAGAGTTCGAGAGTATTCACCGTAAAATGACGGCGTTAAACCTGAAACTTCCCGAGGATAAGGATATCGATGATTTTATTGACGGTGTATATAATGACATATCTTGATACGAATATTATTATATACTCATATGTTCTTCAGGATAGGGATAAGCATGAGCGATCAAATCAGATTATCAGGGGTCTTATCGATAAAAACATACTTGTTGTTTCGCCGTTAGTGATACAGGAATTAATTTATGCTTTGGCAAAATTAAAAGTTAATCATCCTATTATTAAGGATATCTTTAAATTCTATTCTTCATTTTCATTAGGGCAAGTTGACATGGAAATTCTTAACCGGTCGAATGATTTATGTTCTGTTATCAGGGATTACCGGAATTTTAACGACGTGGTTCATGTTGCTTTAGCTGAAAAGCATACTAATAAACTTATTACTTTCGATAAGGATTATAAAAAATTCCAGAACAATTGCAGTCTTGAAATAGAGGTTTTATAGATTGATTAATAATTGGAAATTTATAACATATATATGAAATATTATCGATGGAGTAACATGCCTAATAATCCCTCCCTCCTCTTCAAGGCTCTCGCCGACGAGAACCGTCTGCGGATACTGAACCTGCTCCTGCGCGAGGAACTCTGCGTCTGCCAGCTCGAATGCGTGCTGGGGGTCAAGCAGTCCAACCTGTCGCGCCATCTCACCAAGCTCGCGCAGGCGGGGCTGATCGTCCCGGAGAAGCGCGCCCAGTTCGTGTTCTACCGGATCGACCCCGGTATCGACGCGCGTTACCCGCAATTTGAAACATTCCTCCGCGCGGCGCTGGAATCGATCCCCGTGCATCAGTCCGATCTGGAGAATCTTGCCCGCAGTCACGAATCGGGGATGCTCTGCATGAAAAATTCCTGCTCCGTTTAGGTAATTTCCTTGACAAATTCCGCCTGTTTCACTATTTATATTACTATATGAGCAGATAGTAATATAAATAAGGTATAAAGGAACCCCCGACTATGCCGCAACCTCCGATCCCGCAACCCCCGACTTAAGTCGGGGGTTGCGGGATCGGAACAACGGGAGAGCATAGGAGGAATCCGGCGATTTGATTGTTTTGGGGGATGTTTCAATTCGCGTGAATGTGCGGTTAAACGTAAGAGAATTGGTTTTTACGTAGGAGGCGGTTTTGATGGAGAAGTCTGATGACCGGCTGGGGCTGGGGATATTCGAGAAATTTTTAACCCTTTGGGTGGTAATTTGTATTGCATTGGGTGTCGTGATCGGGAAATTTCTTCCTGTCGTGCCTCAATTTCTCGGAACTCTGGAATACGCCCATGTTTCCATACCGGTCGCCGTGCTGATATGGCTGATGATCTACCCGATGATGCTCAAAATCGACTTCTCGGGGATTGTCCGCGCCGCTAAGAAGCCCAAGGGGCTCGCGATCACGCTTGTGACCAACTGGCTGATCAAGCCGTTCACCATGTACGGAATCAGCTACCTCTTCCTGAAACTATTCTTCCGCGGGATTATCCCCGATACGCTGTCCACAGAATACCTGGCGGGGGCGGTTTTCCTCGGCGCGGCTCCGTGCACCGCGATGGTGTTCGTATGGAGTCATCTGACGAAGGGCGAGCCCGCGTTCACCCTCGTGCAGGTCGCGATCAACGACCTTGTTATCCTTGCCGCCTACGCGCCGATCGTGGCGTTCCTCCTCGGGCTATCCCATGTCCCTGTGCCGTGGGATACGCTCATCCTGTCGGTCGTGCTGTTCGTCGTGGCGCCGCTCTCCGGCGGATATCTGACGAGAATATGGGTCATCAGACGAAAGGGCGTCGAGTACTTTCAGGATGTATTTATCAAGCGCTTCAACTCCGTTACCGTGATCGGGTTACTCCTGACGCTGGTGATAATATTTTCATTTCAGGGAGAGGTGATTATCGGGAATTACCCGCATATCTTCCTGATAGCCGTCCCGTTCGTCATCCAGACGTTTTTCATATTCGCGCTCGCGTACTTCTGGGCGAAGCTCTGGAAGCTCCCGCACAAGATAGCGTCGCCCGCCGCGATGATCGGCGCGAGCAACTTCTTCGAACTGGCGGTGGCGGTCGCGATATCCGTATTCGGTCTGAACTCCGGGGCGACCCTCGCGACTGTGGTCGGGGTGCTGGTCGAGGTTCCGGTCATGCTCGCGCTGGTGGCGATTTCCAACCGCAGCCGGAAATGGTTCGATAAGGGATTGACTGCCGAAACCGAATAGATTCTATCAAGGAGATGACTATGAAATTACAGATTCTAGGCACCGGGTGCGCCCGCTGCAATATGCTTGAGGCGAATGTCCGCGCGGCCGCGGCGGAAGCGGGTATCGACGCCGAAGTCGAGAAGGTGTCCGATCTCGACCGTATCATGGATATGGGCGTGATGATTACCCCCGCGTTCGCGATCGACGGGACTGTCGTCAGCGCCGGGAAAATCCTCACGAAAGAACAGGTTATCCAGATGATCGGGGAGAAGTAAAATGGCGGAATGTAACTGCGGATCGGGCGGGAAAACCCGTCTGATCTACGCGTGCTCCGGCGCGGCGAATACCGGGCTTCTGGCCGATCAGGTCGCGCGCGGGCTGATGCATGATAACGCCGGGAGTATGGCATGCCTCGCGGCGCTCGGCGCGGAACTGTCGGGATTTGTGGTGTCGGCGCGCGCCGCCGATGTGAATATCGTTATCGACGGGTGCGGGGTCGGGTGCGGAAGCGCGATTTTTGACAAACTAGGCATCCCGTATAAGCAGTTCGTCGTCACCGGCTACGGCGTAAAAAAGGGGAAAACCCCCATTACCGGGGAAGTGATCGAGGATGTAAAATCGGCTATCCGGGAGGCAATCTGTAATGGCGTCTAAGGGATTATCGCCGAATAAAATAATACTGGTATTCGCCGGGGTTTTCGCGCTCGCGTATTTTATCCCGTTCGGCGACCCCACGGTACAAAACGCCCTCCATGAGGCGTTCTTCATGCTCGGGGACTACGCCCGCCAGCATGTCCTTTTATGCCTCATCCCGGCGTTCTTTATCGCGGGGGCGATCACCGTTTTCCTGAACCAGCAGGCGGTCATCAAGTACCTCGGCCCCAAGGCGAATAAGCTGGTCGCGTACACGGTCGCGTCGGTATCCGGCGCGATACTCGCGGTATGCTCGTGCACCGTACTGCCGCTGTTCAAGGGAATCTACAGAAAAGGCGCGGGGATCGGGCCAGCGGTCTCGTTTTTATATTCGGGGCCCGCAATCAGTATCCTCGCGGTCGTATTGTCGTTCAAGGTGTTCGGGTGGCAGCTCGGCCTCGCGCGGATGATCGGCGCGGTGCTGTTCGCGTTCGTAATCGGGATAGCGATGCACCTCGTCTTCCGTAAGGACGACGAGAAGCGGTTGACCGACGAACGAATGTTTACCGGGGTGAACGAAGACGCGCCCCGGGGTCTGGGCAAGACCGCGCTTTATATGGCGTCGATGATCGGCATACTGGTCTTCCTCAACTGGGCGCCGTCGAAC comes from the Brevinematales bacterium genome and includes:
- a CDS encoding helix-turn-helix transcriptional regulator is translated as MPNNPSLLFKALADENRLRILNLLLREELCVCQLECVLGVKQSNLSRHLTKLAQAGLIVPEKRAQFVFYRIDPGIDARYPQFETFLRAALESIPVHQSDLENLARSHESGMLCMKNSCSV
- a CDS encoding permease yields the protein MASKGLSPNKIILVFAGVFALAYFIPFGDPTVQNALHEAFFMLGDYARQHVLLCLIPAFFIAGAITVFLNQQAVIKYLGPKANKLVAYTVASVSGAILAVCSCTVLPLFKGIYRKGAGIGPAVSFLYSGPAISILAVVLSFKVFGWQLGLARMIGAVLFAFVIGIAMHLVFRKDDEKRLTDERMFTGVNEDAPRGLGKTALYMASMIGILVFLNWAPSNGSLPVWDFIYGIKWWIAGGFGIGLIVMLVFWFRKDELKEWVVATRDFSIQILPLLFGGVMVAGFLLGRPGHTALIPNEWVASAVGGNSLLSNFFASVSGALMYFATLTEVPIVQGLMGSGMGKGPALALLLAGPSLSLPSMLVIGGELGVKKTLVYVALVVVLSTFAGWIFGMIV
- a CDS encoding thioredoxin family protein; translation: MKLQILGTGCARCNMLEANVRAAAAEAGIDAEVEKVSDLDRIMDMGVMITPAFAIDGTVVSAGKILTKEQVIQMIGEK
- a CDS encoding type II toxin-antitoxin system VapC family toxin translates to MIDVFLDTNILIYSMDMKSEFFSQAKSILYNPEYKFFISSKNISEFVAAVTRYRLMAYSALVQCIEAFCSSFNMLFPDDVSNNIFISLIKEYKPERNRVFDIEILSIMLANKITKIATYNEKDFTGIPGIEIIG
- a CDS encoding type II toxin-antitoxin system VapC family toxin, which encodes MTYLDTNIIIYSYVLQDRDKHERSNQIIRGLIDKNILVVSPLVIQELIYALAKLKVNHPIIKDIFKFYSSFSLGQVDMEILNRSNDLCSVIRDYRNFNDVVHVALAEKHTNKLITFDKDYKKFQNNCSLEIEVL
- the arsB gene encoding ACR3 family arsenite efflux transporter, producing the protein MEKSDDRLGLGIFEKFLTLWVVICIALGVVIGKFLPVVPQFLGTLEYAHVSIPVAVLIWLMIYPMMLKIDFSGIVRAAKKPKGLAITLVTNWLIKPFTMYGISYLFLKLFFRGIIPDTLSTEYLAGAVFLGAAPCTAMVFVWSHLTKGEPAFTLVQVAINDLVILAAYAPIVAFLLGLSHVPVPWDTLILSVVLFVVAPLSGGYLTRIWVIRRKGVEYFQDVFIKRFNSVTVIGLLLTLVIIFSFQGEVIIGNYPHIFLIAVPFVIQTFFIFALAYFWAKLWKLPHKIASPAAMIGASNFFELAVAVAISVFGLNSGATLATVVGVLVEVPVMLALVAISNRSRKWFDKGLTAETE